One genomic segment of Spartinivicinus poritis includes these proteins:
- a CDS encoding DMT family transporter, which produces MMEVTHHPLKGATWMLSAGLAFALINTLTQVLSIHMGMNSTSVAFIQYAIALIVFIPWVYKTGIKATLSTSYPSLHVLRVVLAVVGIQLWIWALAYPIPIWQGIALLMTSPLMATLGAGLFLKEQVGLYRWLATLVGFCGAMLILEPWSESFNWAALLPLGAAFFWASYSLMVKRLSRDDTSSTMVMYLLLLMTPFNALLTFSDFTQPASLNTWLFLVCIGLLTAFAQWAIARAYAVADAAFVQPWDHLKLPVNVLAGYLVFGWMPPGRLWLGAAMIILAVAFITHWENREQQVAVKV; this is translated from the coding sequence ATGATGGAAGTGACACACCACCCTTTGAAAGGTGCCACCTGGATGCTCAGTGCTGGGTTGGCCTTTGCGTTAATTAATACCTTAACTCAAGTGTTGAGTATTCATATGGGAATGAACTCAACCTCAGTGGCATTCATTCAATACGCCATTGCATTAATTGTGTTTATCCCTTGGGTATATAAAACAGGCATTAAAGCCACTTTAAGTACATCCTATCCTTCTCTTCATGTATTGCGGGTAGTACTGGCTGTTGTTGGTATACAGCTTTGGATTTGGGCGTTAGCTTACCCTATTCCCATTTGGCAAGGCATCGCGTTATTAATGACTTCCCCTTTAATGGCAACGTTAGGTGCAGGCCTGTTTCTGAAAGAACAAGTGGGTTTATACCGCTGGTTGGCGACACTCGTTGGCTTTTGTGGAGCAATGTTAATTTTAGAGCCTTGGTCAGAATCCTTTAATTGGGCCGCATTGCTACCACTGGGTGCCGCGTTTTTTTGGGCAAGCTACTCCTTAATGGTTAAGCGTTTAAGTCGAGACGACACATCCAGTACAATGGTGATGTACTTATTGCTTCTCATGACCCCTTTTAATGCCCTACTGACTTTTTCAGACTTTACTCAACCAGCAAGCCTTAACACTTGGCTGTTTTTAGTGTGTATTGGATTACTCACTGCCTTTGCTCAGTGGGCGATTGCAAGGGCTTATGCTGTTGCTGATGCGGCATTTGTGCAACCGTGGGATCACCTTAAACTACCCGTGAATGTCTTAGCGGGTTATTTGGTTTTCGGCTGGATGCCACCAGGGCGCTTATGGCTGGGTGCTGCCATGATCATTTTAGCCGTGGCATTTATTACCCACTGGGAAAACCGCGAGCAGCAAGTGGCAGTAAAAGTATAA
- a CDS encoding nucleotidyltransferase domain-containing protein → MPLGINRQASFSSLPQQTEIQITNKTKQIHPQRQISTENINQLVKPNNPLEKQLGVMMTGLSHLVEKQGNSLMGSTKEVEVKQGDELIIDTAVALHSRRGPNHELYDQVDKKSQPDYLWFKVLTLNKDEVASKELFVREHTFLTQDQEIVDSPSVKKSDDYRLRGMKQETYDYPCTLAHLEHAPEALQTIKNTIAEIKARDTGETPDVKGLIQEFREALSTHLGGTFISCLYGSYATGSQKKGSDIDVMFSCDNQTYKVYRNALVPILTDFLKVLHDKVGAREDDEVPPESKHLISAQELMEAASGRIYYPQGETQRPKIHTLSYFLDKDVALGEMKKSESGRFGEDFLASKYLRLRLIFNILTTPNDISSNNTEAVAHIQQVMRTNLIKLSDDLRTMQETANPQSVDHLLHDSQGNAGEMFLGYKADRKGVIEHLQRLIQQTESSDSLKINQLYDKLV, encoded by the coding sequence ATGCCACTAGGTATTAACCGACAGGCCAGTTTTTCTTCGTTGCCTCAGCAAACAGAGATACAGATAACGAATAAAACCAAACAAATTCATCCACAACGGCAAATTAGTACTGAAAATATCAATCAATTAGTAAAACCTAACAACCCGTTAGAAAAACAACTGGGAGTAATGATGACTGGGTTAAGTCATTTGGTTGAAAAGCAGGGCAATTCGTTGATGGGCTCAACGAAGGAAGTTGAAGTGAAACAGGGGGATGAGCTGATAATTGATACGGCAGTTGCCTTACACTCAAGACGAGGCCCTAATCATGAACTATATGACCAAGTTGACAAAAAAAGCCAGCCTGATTACTTATGGTTTAAAGTATTAACATTAAACAAAGATGAGGTTGCATCAAAAGAGTTATTTGTTCGAGAACATACATTTTTAACCCAAGACCAAGAAATAGTCGATAGTCCTTCGGTTAAAAAAAGTGATGATTATCGACTTCGTGGAATGAAGCAGGAGACATATGATTACCCTTGTACGCTAGCCCATTTAGAGCATGCACCAGAAGCATTGCAAACAATAAAAAATACTATAGCTGAGATCAAAGCACGAGATACGGGTGAAACCCCTGATGTTAAAGGATTAATACAAGAATTTCGTGAAGCACTATCGACCCATTTAGGGGGGACATTTATTTCATGTTTATATGGGTCATATGCAACAGGAAGCCAAAAAAAAGGTTCCGATATTGATGTGATGTTCTCATGTGATAACCAAACGTATAAAGTGTATCGAAATGCGCTAGTCCCGATACTGACAGACTTCCTAAAAGTATTACACGATAAAGTAGGTGCCCGAGAAGATGATGAAGTGCCGCCAGAATCCAAACATCTAATCAGTGCCCAAGAGTTGATGGAAGCGGCCAGTGGTAGAATTTACTATCCTCAAGGGGAAACACAGCGGCCTAAAATCCACACATTATCTTATTTTTTGGATAAAGATGTCGCACTAGGAGAGATGAAGAAGTCAGAGAGTGGCCGATTTGGGGAAGATTTTTTAGCCAGTAAATACCTTAGATTACGTTTAATTTTTAATATTCTTACCACCCCTAATGATATATCAAGCAATAACACAGAAGCTGTCGCCCATATTCAACAGGTGATGCGTACTAACCTAATTAAGTTAAGTGATGACCTTCGAACGATGCAGGAAACGGCTAACCCTCAAAGCGTCGACCATTTATTACACGATAGTCAAGGCAATGCTGGTGAAATGTTTTTAGGCTACAAAGCAGATCGAAAAGGGGTAATTGAGCATTTGCAGCGGCTTATTCAACAAACAGAATCAAGTGACTCGCTCAAGATAAACCAATTATATGACAAGCTTGTTTGA
- a CDS encoding LodA/GoxA family CTQ-dependent oxidase — protein MSDKEVCSYAVYPAIGIARVGNSPDEYFIGPEAPGETINKNKSFKDDKGRVKRQVARFRVYGLNAKGKVVREIVNEGDTQIAWRVELANRKAIGYQFNNAMDLGDIALESQLRNASITNWDERRQDLLIAPGQRHIKGCNKGNQAEYRFDNGKFFGKKVYLGELRTDKKGRLLVLGGRGESASYDGAEATTFANNDGWHDDVSDGPVRATVTIKGKEFEAKPAMVAVTPPNFGPGLRGVVTMYDVVADLFYRENVLELPKQVEFWRDIYPIFQRLVENQAVNEGIYFMFGQNSPGDFNNPQLLDKLISPDREQGPLREYIFKQFRDPNKDKRQDAKQPPFYGDAFGDFDSAPDVNLSVTKTQYQQLKEWAKGNFKVGNKQDDPEKLQDIPIEKQGAALTATNLLECLGGPFHPGIELTWFLRRLSMWDLSNKHDPFRLNIMKEGETVRDDYGPILRPKHALKDMFNESGPGTLTRFMGIPWQTDEASCRSGYDTATYLPTPSFWSARVPNQVLSTRSLERIEDKQLPIGQRIKHMDHRQDWLRFFQGGYQPQINAMVQHWSEIGIIRRRQVENTDQDAGIPNVLWVESEVAKRFTEDDPSYKQLLMIENLAGVEPKAEDIINEQCGIDKQLADKSDQNPPRRRVYRRDEI, from the coding sequence ATGTCAGACAAGGAAGTTTGTTCGTATGCAGTTTATCCCGCTATTGGCATTGCGCGGGTAGGGAATTCACCGGATGAATACTTCATCGGTCCTGAAGCGCCAGGCGAAACTATCAATAAAAATAAATCATTTAAAGACGACAAAGGGCGAGTTAAGCGACAAGTGGCTCGGTTTCGGGTTTATGGTTTAAATGCTAAAGGAAAAGTGGTTCGTGAGATTGTAAATGAGGGGGATACCCAAATTGCCTGGCGAGTGGAGTTGGCCAACCGTAAAGCAATTGGTTATCAGTTTAACAATGCCATGGACCTGGGTGATATTGCCTTAGAAAGTCAGTTGCGTAATGCTTCTATTACTAATTGGGATGAAAGAAGGCAGGATTTGTTAATTGCACCTGGGCAACGGCATATAAAAGGTTGTAACAAAGGTAATCAAGCTGAATACCGTTTTGATAATGGTAAGTTCTTTGGTAAGAAAGTCTATTTAGGTGAGCTACGTACTGACAAGAAAGGTCGTTTATTAGTGTTGGGAGGGCGAGGGGAGTCAGCCAGCTATGATGGAGCTGAAGCAACGACTTTTGCTAATAATGATGGTTGGCACGATGATGTGAGTGATGGACCAGTGCGGGCTACTGTTACAATCAAGGGTAAAGAATTTGAAGCAAAACCCGCTATGGTCGCAGTGACACCGCCGAATTTTGGCCCTGGGCTACGGGGCGTAGTAACCATGTACGATGTGGTAGCTGATTTATTTTATCGTGAAAATGTATTGGAACTACCGAAACAGGTCGAATTTTGGCGGGATATTTATCCGATATTTCAGCGCCTGGTAGAAAATCAAGCGGTTAATGAGGGTATTTACTTTATGTTTGGCCAGAATTCACCGGGTGATTTTAATAACCCTCAATTGTTAGACAAGTTAATTAGCCCTGATCGGGAACAAGGTCCATTGCGGGAGTATATTTTTAAACAATTCCGTGACCCAAATAAAGATAAACGACAAGATGCCAAGCAACCGCCATTTTATGGTGACGCCTTTGGTGACTTTGATAGTGCGCCTGATGTAAATCTTTCTGTAACAAAAACTCAGTATCAGCAATTAAAGGAATGGGCTAAAGGTAATTTTAAGGTCGGTAATAAACAGGATGATCCAGAAAAACTACAGGATATTCCAATAGAAAAACAAGGCGCTGCATTAACAGCCACTAATTTACTAGAGTGTCTAGGTGGACCATTTCATCCCGGAATTGAATTAACCTGGTTTTTACGACGTCTTTCAATGTGGGATCTATCAAATAAACATGACCCATTTCGCCTGAATATCATGAAAGAAGGTGAAACAGTCAGAGATGATTATGGACCTATTTTACGACCGAAACATGCTTTAAAAGACATGTTTAATGAAAGCGGGCCAGGTACCTTAACGCGCTTTATGGGCATTCCCTGGCAAACAGATGAAGCCAGTTGTCGATCAGGTTATGATACGGCGACCTATTTACCCACACCCAGTTTCTGGTCAGCTCGTGTGCCTAACCAGGTACTGAGTACCAGGTCACTTGAGCGTATAGAAGATAAGCAATTACCTATCGGGCAGCGAATTAAGCATATGGATCACCGTCAAGATTGGCTGCGTTTTTTCCAGGGAGGCTATCAGCCTCAAATTAATGCGATGGTGCAACATTGGAGTGAAATAGGCATCATTCGTCGTCGCCAAGTAGAAAATACTGACCAGGATGCAGGTATACCCAATGTGTTGTGGGTAGAGTCTGAAGTGGCTAAGCGATTTACTGAAGATGATCCTAGCTATAAGCAGTTATTAATGATAGAGAACTTGGCAGGGGTTGAGCCCAAAGCGGAAGATATTATTAACGAACAATGCGGTATTGATAAACAGTTAGCAGATAAATCCGATCAAAATCCTCCCAGGCGTCGTGTTTACCGTCGTGATGAGATTTAA
- a CDS encoding NAD(P)/FAD-dependent oxidoreductase codes for MRFNRFSHTAPDVLVVGAGPAGCCTALVLSLQGYQVIVIDRAKDESVKAKIGECLPPRGLACLKKLGLAQRFHSDDHLKMVGYRVSWDAKGGYDRDFLANPSGGGWIVNRARFDHMLVSAAEQQGVQFYWNTKLTALCTTSDEYQRLGYWKAYCEINGCEQEILPKILVDASGRSRAIAKRLDRKTRRLDGLVASIMRIKHTNKSTLPPHTVLIENTSQGWWYTAPVSDKCSVLCYFTDGDLPLPKSTEKMLALAKQNPELCQRLSHCVIDSNHTLQRTAAYSSALDQCAGEGWLAVGDAACSYDPLSSFGILSGIGSGYYGACAISAESKGKTGQLAAYQQLMQENFLCFIDIHQAEYKKVTQFQSDFWLRRQNSD; via the coding sequence ATGAGATTTAACCGGTTTAGTCATACTGCACCCGATGTATTAGTGGTGGGTGCAGGTCCTGCGGGTTGCTGTACGGCCTTGGTGCTTTCTTTACAAGGCTATCAAGTCATTGTGATTGATCGAGCTAAGGATGAAAGCGTCAAAGCAAAAATAGGCGAGTGTTTACCACCTAGAGGTTTGGCATGCTTAAAAAAGCTGGGTTTGGCCCAACGTTTTCATAGTGATGACCATCTTAAAATGGTTGGCTATCGTGTCTCATGGGATGCGAAAGGTGGTTATGATCGAGATTTTTTAGCTAACCCCTCTGGTGGAGGCTGGATAGTTAATCGAGCACGATTTGATCATATGTTGGTGTCGGCTGCTGAGCAGCAGGGTGTTCAGTTTTATTGGAATACAAAATTAACTGCTTTATGTACAACCAGTGATGAATATCAAAGGCTGGGCTACTGGAAGGCATATTGTGAAATAAATGGTTGTGAACAGGAAATATTACCTAAAATATTGGTTGATGCCAGTGGACGCTCACGTGCTATTGCAAAACGTTTAGATAGGAAAACGCGAAGACTGGATGGATTAGTCGCCAGTATTATGCGAATAAAGCATACGAATAAATCCACTTTACCACCCCATACTGTATTAATAGAAAATACCTCGCAGGGCTGGTGGTATACGGCACCTGTTTCAGATAAATGTTCAGTACTGTGTTATTTCACTGATGGAGATTTACCCTTACCAAAAAGCACAGAGAAAATGCTGGCACTGGCTAAGCAAAACCCAGAATTATGTCAGCGTTTAAGCCATTGTGTAATAGATAGCAATCATACCCTGCAGCGGACAGCAGCGTATTCGTCGGCACTTGATCAATGTGCAGGTGAAGGCTGGCTTGCAGTCGGAGATGCCGCTTGTAGTTATGACCCATTATCATCGTTTGGTATTCTATCAGGCATTGGCAGTGGCTATTATGGTGCCTGTGCAATCAGTGCTGAAAGCAAGGGAAAAACAGGTCAGCTAGCGGCTTATCAGCAATTAATGCAGGAAAATTTTCTGTGTTTTATTGATATACACCAGGCGGAGTATAAAAAAGTGACTCAATTTCAATCAGATTTCTGGTTGAGACGACAGAATAGCGATTAA